CGcacagattgtgtgtgtgtttgtgtgtgagactgtcaTTAACAAAATAGAGATGAATGCATAAGTGAGTTTTCTTTTGCAGCATGCTTCTACTGCTAATCTCTTCACCGATGCACTCTATTCTTCTGTCATTCTTCTGCCACAATCTGACAACACTTACATCTCCAGCCAAGAAGTACGTTTAGGTTTACCTTTGTATTTGTGTCGACAGAGACAGGCGTGCAGCTGCTTTAGCTGATTAGCAGTTGCACACATATGCTTGCAGCTGCAAGCATAAAATAGTTTTTCCCAAGAAATAAGATTAACTCTAAAGATGGTgatataaaaagttaaaaattagcactgcataaaaatgtgcataaagaCCTGTGAATAGTGTTTTTGAAACACGGCTGCAATGAAGTGAAACTGGTGTTTTTAATGCAGGAGAGGCTGCTTTACTTCAAGGTCTGTATGCTTGGTGTTAATAGTTAGGATGCTTATAAATGATCTCGCTTGGTCAGGGTTAGAGcgtactttgtttttttttcccagatcttcgaagaagcagacagacagacaaaaagaCTGACAAGACAAGAATAAAGATGTCAAAGATGTTCAGGCAAGCTCTCCTaaattcatttttcacttttccaaGATATTTAAATAGAGCCACACAGGTTTCGCATTTTACTGTGATGTAACAACTGATGGTTAATAATTGCAGCGGCCTTGTCACAGCAGAGTAAAGGGTgcttgttatatttattttcaaaggGGAGGGTTTCCACCAGTATTTACACTAAAAGTTGTTTGAAGTTCATTATCTAACTGATAATAACTGTGTAATACCATTTATCATGAGTTTCCTGAGACCGCTGTCATCTGGTGAAAATCCCAAACCGTTGCCAGCCTGTATTCAAATCATTAAGCTTACACTGCATTGCATTGTAAAACCACAATTGGCCACATACAGATGAGTGGAGAACTGAAAACAGCTTGTATTAAACTGTGATAGGGCAAGACACAAGGACCAGTGTTGACCTTTCAATGTCTAaagcacaaatacaaacagacaaaaatcaattaaaacttttgtttaaaacaaaaaatcttaACCCCCCCATATAGTGTTTCAAATAtatatgtaataaataaaaatgaaatgatttcATTAGGGTTTCAGTAAATGGACAAATCATGAAAAAAGACACTATTACAGATGGTGTTCAAAATTTTTTGGGACTTCAATCCttcaatatatatttataatatagcCAATAAATCTAGGCTTTTATATTTAAATCTGATGCAGCAAAATAATTTATAACCTTATGAAAATATAACTTTGTATTCCAAATAGACCTGAGCTGGATTTTTAAAGCCATAATCAGACAAAACCATCAAACCACACCATGGATGTACCATGGTTGAaggcacattttttttatttacccccccccccccccccccccccccccttcccctggTAGCttgtttatcaaaaaaaaaaaaaaaaaagaacccatcCCGCACTGCTCATCAAAAGCACCGGAAATTGTAACTTCAaagatttgttgttgttgttctttttgaGGAGCGGTGCAACAGCTGCAGCACCCCTACTTCAGTTCCAGATTGAGGCTTTAAAAATCTAGATAGACCTTCCTAAAAACTGGAGACCATCTCACTCCTGTTGTGACATCTTAGCATTTACCAAACCCGATTTTTGATATGATGATCACCTTACCACAGCATGTCTCACCATAAAGCCCCTCTCTCGTGACCTACCGTATGAACCACATGAACATACCTGCAAGTAAAGAATTGTTTTGGGGACATAATGGGAGCCAAGTGAAATGTAGAGTTCTCATGCACACAAATCCCTTTATGAGATTTCTTATCTTCACTTGAGTTCTGTCACTGGGGAAGGATTTTCAGAATCTCACTATCAGTGGGTGAAATAAACATTAATTAATgggcaaaaataaatactctACTTTTGAGTAGGAGGTGGTACCAAAGTATGAACAGACACTTAAAGGAAACCTTGTTAGATGAAAAGTTCCACATGTAAACATGTAAAAGTATCTTTTTAAGAGCTTTGATAAACCACTTGTCCCAGCAGTTTCACTGACAGACGACGGAGTGCGACGTGGCCTGCTGATGAAGGCCCGGCACCTCGCGCTTCTTCAGAGCCCGTACTCGACGTCAGGTCAGTGCAATCTTGCTTGTGCTTGTGGTTTCTTTCCAGTGACGTAAAGGCCGGCTTCTTCTGCAACAGGCAGCTTCACATCGAAAGGTCACAACAagcagtttttccactttcaagCAACCTGTCATCAAGTTTGACTTCCTACATGACGTTTCCACCTACATGGCCCAGTCACAGAGGCAGATCTCAGCACACCAGTCAGGTCTACAGTGCTACCGAGTCAGCAAATTTCGATATTCTGAAACACTGCCAGTCTGGTTTTGGGAATGTTGGTATTGCCTTTGTTGCTGTGGCGGCTGTTGCTGCTGCACTAGTGGTTGCTGCTGAATGTATCCCACAGTGCTTTGCTGTGGGACATTAGTGGTGTGTAAGAATGCTGGAGTAGATCCACCGTGTACGAGTCCTTGAGTCATCTGCAGACACAAGAGAGAATATGAATGCGCTATAGCAAGCAGACAGAACTCCTTTCATTACGTTCTATTTATAGAATTGAATGCTTGACTGAGATGCAGTACGAATAATGTGAACATGAGGGCTCTCTGAATATCAAGACAGACTCTGCAGTAAGTAGAGGgttataaaactttaaaaaagtgtGCCAGTGGACTGTGGACCCTTTGTCAAGCCAAGTTGTAAGAATGGGTTTCACTGCTTCAGCCCAGCAGACCCTCATACAGGAACCACCCCCAGACTGCATCCAGGGCAACCTCAGCCTGAGTGCTGACAAAACCAAGGAGCTGATTATGAAATATAGGAAGAAAAGTGGAGAGGCACAGCCCCATGGCTATCAGTGTGGCCACCAGTGACAAAGCATATGAGGAAGCAATGAGCTGTGTGGTTAAAAAGCCCAACAGAGTCATTTCAGTCTTAAGGGGTGTCCACACTGGAAGCAGTTTCCTCTTCATGCgtcactttgtcactgattgTTGGTCGCTAGTGTACATTCCAGGTTCCAGTTGCCTTGGTAATGCCCTAATGTATTCGGCACCCTGTCACATGTCAACGAAATCTTGTGCTCTCGCTGGTAGTTACTTCAGTCACGCATCTTGAAGTTGAAAAATATGAAGTGGGACCCACTCACTTAGTACTGCCAACAGTTCTTTCACCTGTTGTTGCCTTAAGTCGCTGAATGACTTTCTATGGTGCCTGGTTGCCACATTGCTGCTTGTCACTTCTTATGTGGATGCCCTTTTAGGCAGCTCAAGAACTTCAGTATGAGACCAAAGACCTGTTGTACCTTCTACCTGCTGAGAGCATCCTAATGGGATTCTGTCTCCCTGCCTGACAGGGGAGAGTGTGAGGAAGACCAACATCACCCCAACAAGCTCCTTGTGAATAGTTACTAGCATGTCCATACGTGCTAACATAGACAAACATATATCACATGTATTCTCACTCATGAAATACACATTCTACAGATGTGAGCACCATCTCTCATAggtttatgtttttaattgtcttttttttaagcatatgGCCTCTTTGTAAGCATTTACTGATTTCTTATCTCTAAAGAAAATAATTCAGtataacattaaaacaataaaaatctgaCTAATCTGACATCACAGAATTGGCACAAAGCTTAGGTTTCAGAACCTGTGGGAAATGCATGGTAGCTTGTTGCTGTGGTAACTCAATATTCTGATGCAGTGTAATACCTAAAATTATCCTAAATGATAAGTAGAAAGCCTTGGTTATTTATACTGAACAGCATTATGCAATAATCCTTGAAAAATTGCCTTTtagcctaaaaatgtgtctaaGAGGCTGAGGACGACACATGCTGACTCATATTGCTGCATCACTACACGGCCAGCGTACCTGAAAGAACTGCTGTGGCTGCTGGAGCTGTAGGGAGTGCTGAGAGGCCTGAGGTTGAGAGTGATAGGCTGTCTGGGACTGGTGCGTGATGAAGCTGTTGTGTGGGATCATTATAGGAGATGTGAAGACCGGAGAGGGCACGAGGACGGCATTGCAGTTGACCTGTTGCATGGGGAATGAGGGGGCGATGATCTGCTGCTCCAAGGTGTATCTGTATGTGGCGCACGATGAAGAGGTCAGGCACGATATGACATAGCGCCACACAAAGATGTGTGTGCGGTCAGGTTACTCACATGGATGGGGAGATGCCCATGTTGCACTGCGAAGGCTGCGAGCTGACACTTGTGGGGACCAGCGTCTGCATTGGTTGGTTGAGGAGCATTCTGCAGGAAATGAATGCATCCGTGTTGGAAGTCAGATAAACATGAAGAAGTCGGCataatattttccttttttttttttggaaaaaaaaaaagctaaaggagattttttatttttgagcaggTATCATTTTGTATTAGACTCATATTTTAACTGTGTCATCTGCTTCCTAACATTTGACAGAAAACTGCATGCTAATCCtaaaacacacactgtttaTAGCATCTGCCATAAACACCTGGTTCTCTGAGtactgtgtgtgttgtttttagcACGCTCACCGTAGTTGTCCATCTTGGGTGAATTGGTTGTCTGGGTGTCTTTGGTTTGCATCCTGCTGAGGCCTCGTGTTGGTCTGAGAGAACATCATGGGGTTGCTGTAGAAGGGCATCGTCAGGCTCGTGTTTGTCTGCACGGGCAAACTTACTGACTGTGGCTGCCCGCTCCGTGTAATCCTCTGCTGGACCTACAATTACAGTGATATTTTAGACCACCAGTCAACTCACATGAGGTCTCTAGAAAACTACTTTAGAGGATCGCTTCCAAAtggttgtttcctgtttcaaaCTGTGATTTCTTTCTTGCACAGCTGTGTACCTGTGTTGAAGGTGAACTATTCTCTCTCAGGAGTGAGTGAGGGGATGAACTGTGAGCCCCACAGACTGGTTTAGGTTGGCCCGACAGCTGCCTGATGACCCCAGACTGGCTCTGCTGGGCCGGCCTTCCTGGACcctgctgctgaggctgctgctgctgggcctGGCTAAAGTCATTGTGGACAGGCTGCTGTAACAACATCTAACAcatacagaaacaaagaaaatataaatttactTAACAAAAAGGGGACAACTCATTTCCataacctgtccagggtgcccCTCActtcttgccctatgacagatgggatgggctccagcgcCCACACAACTCTGAACTTGGTAAGCGgatgaagatggatggatggtttattTGTCTGTCATCAGGATTATGCAAAAATTACCAAGTTGAATTTCATTTAACTTGGTGGAGAGGTATTCAGTTGTGGTGTAGGCTAGTTCTCTAACTGCAAGATATAATATAATACTGACATGTAAAATGGGATCACTTTGGGTTTGATCACAAAAACAGAGCCGATACCCAGAGTCAGTGGTCAGAGTTGGCCTCTAGATGGAGCCATTTGCCCGTTGCAGCAGTGTCCTGAGTATTTTAGGTAAAGTAGGTCGACTTTTCTTAAGAGCTGATCTGTACATAATGagtattttttaatcaaaattaaagtCTATGGCTGCCTATTTTACCAATACAGAAAAAACTCCACTCTACATCCTGCCTTATTAAGATTCAGATGTTGTAAATCCTAAACTTAATTACTTCTGACTGAATAAATGAACACTGCAGTCCTTTAATGTTAAACTGTGGGAATACTACCTGTAGGTTAGCAAGGTGAAGCTTCTCCTTAATGTCGTGCAGCTCCTGCTGTTGTGTCTTAATGTCAGCTTGCAGAATGCGTGTCCTTTCTTCCAGCTGTTCCTTCAGCTGGTTCATAACACCGAGCTgcggctgctgcagctgatacATGGACGACTGCTGCTGCTccgactgctgctgctgctgctgtgattgcTGTTGCTGGACAGAGAGAGCGTTTAAGAAAGGATGTAAGAAAAGCCTCTATGGTGCTTTTTCAGAGAAGCTGACAAATGTGGCTATAATCAGGTAGTGTGAGTCATGTAATGGTTTATTCCTGTCATGGTGAAAGTGCACCAATCTTCTGACCTTTTGTGCAATATTGATTTTACAGTTCAAACGTAACATGGATGAATTACTTCTTTAAGAAACACACAACCAAAGTtacaactaaaaaaagaaagatcaaacaaaaaagaagaaaatagttGTTAAATTATACACAACCAACAGatgaaataaacacattcaGCAGCAACAGTCATAACGGTAAGATACTGTACACAAACAGAAAGTAGGAAGGCAACAGGCAGGCGAGGAAGTCTAAACACTAACCATTGCAGAGTGCTTGCTGCAGGTAGGAGAAAGGGGGAGGCTCATTGGGGGAACAAGGTCAAAGGAATTTTGTCTTTGTGCCAAATtctacagggggaaaaaaaaagaggggaaaagttgttttatgtggCACAATTTATGAGACATTATTGTGTTATCTGTGCAGTTGTCTCTCACTAACCTTTTAATCtccaaagacaaagagacacATGTAAACATTGTGTAAACTGACCTTTGAACTGCTTGGTTGGAATCTGGCAGATGTTTTTTCAGGCCCAATGGAAGCAGACTGCCATGATGGTGTGCAGGCCTCTGTGTAGGAGTTAGCTGCTGCAGAGGAGACACAGGTCACCTCTAAATTCACTTGGACAAAGTAGGTTGGAAGTATGCTGAGTTTGGTCATTTACCATCTTGTGGTTCCACTCATTTCATGAGTGGTATAATCATCGTGTCAGCAACACGTTTATAAGGCGTCAGCTTCCTTTGCAGAGGCCAAGTAATTCACGTATTACCATCTAATAATAAATCCTGACCTACCTTGTAAATTCTGAAGTTATTGAAAAGAGTTTTACAGGAAAATTGGTGCCTAAGACAATTGCATTTGCCAACAGTGCCGTTTTtaggataaaaataaatcctgtaTCAACAtttgaggtgaaaaaaaaaaaataaatctaatttcTGCAGTAACATCACTCCAATACAGTTAAAGGCTTCATACAACATTTTCCACGCTGTAGCTGCACTCCCACAAGACCCATCAACAGACTTTGATTCATAAAATCAATTAAGTTCCCCTTTTAAAATCTGAACAAAATCAGAGTCACTCCTCTTTAAAAGGGAgacatttattcatgtttttttcttaaacaaagAAACTGTAGCCTTTCTGAGTGAAAGCCAAAACTTATTTGTTTAACAAACCACTGATCTGGAATCTGTGATCACCATCTCATTCTACCACAAATGGAAATGCATTCACTGGATGGTTTTTCATTGTAACAAAGTTTAATATATGTGTGGGCTATGGGAAGATTGCAACACTGTATTACTTTGTAAAACTACAACTGTAATGAAGCTGCCACTGGTGAATTCTTCATAAATATGCAGATGGAAGTGTTTTAGTATATTAGGTGGTGGGTGGAAGAGCAGCAAGTCAGAGAGAATGGGGGCTCAAACAAACAGGGCAGGCTAAAGTAAGCCTTGGAAACCTTTCATAGATGCATCATCACCCACATATACTAAGGTGGGTGTAGTGACAATGTCTGGAGTTTTATTACTGATCACAAagagtacattaaaaaaaaaaaaaggatcaagtGTGGGATTCTTCTGAAAACTAAATATTGATCTACCATTTCCATTACTAATGAAAATGTCCAACCCAGTGAAAGAAGATTATCACTAGATTCACATTATTTTGCTGCCTACAATCCCCAATAACAGATCTTCCACCCATACACTGGAGCAGGATTTCTGTAAATAATGACCTACTGTTGAGTGAGTTAGCACTTAAGGGAGCAGAGAATGACTCACATGCAGAGTCTGACAGCGCTGTGTGGGAGGACTTCCGGGAGCTGTGGGAGGACACCGAACGTGCACCGCTGTTTCCGTCCCGTGGAGCGTCCAGTGTGGAGCAGATGTCCAGATAGAGCTCTTGAGCCTGGAACACAGGGAAATGTTCAAGGTGGAGGGTCAGATTGAAGACGACCTTGTAAATGTCACACACTGTACAGTATGCGGTGAGGCTTCTGAGTTACCTTTACAGAGGAAGGGGCTATCTCAGGTGGTGACAGCTCTTCAAGGCCAAACGCTCTCCTCTTTTCAGCTCGCACTTCCGCATAGCTGAATGATGATAGACAATGCAGTATTAAGGGAGGCTAAATCTATACATCCTTTACccaaagacagaaaacatgtGTACATATACAAAGACAGCTATTACCTTGACAGACATTAAAGAACATCATGGACATCAGGCTTACCTGACAACAGTGTGAGTACACACAATGAACTCAGGTTTGGAGTTCCACTGGTGGTAAGTAATGTAGTAGTGAGtctgcaaccaaatccattGCTGACCTTTGGTCAGGAATCGATAATAGCAGGATTTACCTTTTCCAAACTGCATTACtaaggagagaagaaagaaagtgcACGAGTGCTTTGAAATTTTTGTGTACAATTTGTACGTTTGCCTTTGATATGGTAGTGATGACGGCTGGTAGGAAAGAAGCAATGGAAAAGCAGCTTACATTGCTTGTGACACTGGGCTATGAGCTCCAAGTCATCCACATGATAGTAATCATAGCCAGAAGTTCCAAGGACCTCAAAGGGTAAATAGCCTATAATTGGTGAAGCTCTGAAACACACGCACAGGACAATAAACATGTAAGAAAtactttagttttttaaaagtcTAAACTGGTAATTGTCAGGatactaaaaatattttacctgtgatccaaaaacagaaacttcCATTCAAGACTGTGTCTGGAAGTGAATTCATCACAGGGATCTTCCACGTTACACAaatcctaaaaaacaaaaaaacaaaaccaaacaatgagaatatttcacaGGGAAGCAAGGAATGATCACattgtacgtacagtatgttcTTTGTACCTAAGGTTCTCAGGTAGACACAGTCAAACCGATATAGTTGGTACAGTGCAAACATAATGAAACTTAACAGAAAAAGATCATTACACATCAAGCATCTTCTTATAGAGAACAAGCAGCAACTTTTGAGGCTGAAAAAATAAGCGACTGTgcaaatgcaataaaatgcagctcctcaaatggccacttgaggccaGCTACAAAAGCGAGTCATTCCCTTTAGAGCCCCGTGTTAAAGTGCCCAAATTTAGACAAGGGGAAAGTACATAATAGGATTTTGGTCTCTGTGGCTAATTTACCCATTCATAGTAACTGTAAAGGGgctgacttgttttttttataacttttttatatttaaggtTTAATGTTGCATGTCACCATGGTTACTAGGATGCTAGTTGTCGTCTTTTGTCTCGTGTGCATTTTGGAACATTTAATGAAATTATCTGACTCATGGTATGGCTTGTTGTGTGGTTAGTTATACCAACAGTCCATCCAAAGAGTCTGTGCTCCAGCTCTGCTGAATGAAATtcaagtattttattagtctgttacttagccCTATGAAGCAGGTATGTGTGTGCAATATATCCATACACACAATGGATGCAGCTTcccagcagctgtttttttttttttaaactaagaaTTACATCCTCTCACATAAATCTTGTGGCTCCAGAAGCTAAGGtgactacatccatcttttacatactaTCCATGACAGTGCCCACAATTTTGTTAACATGTAATCATTTTGTGTGTCGCAGTCAAAATGCTGTACCCTCGAGCACCGAGAACAAACGCGCATGTCTTTGAAAAGAACTGAAAATTTTGTATTGaatacatttcaaaaacatttgaaaaaagttGATGCTTACTATTTGCAAAAGTATGCATCATCTTGAGtctgagaaaaggaaaaaaaaaaattctttccaTGTCATTTGTCCCAGTAGTTATTGTTCCAGTCATTCCATCTGACAAATCAGGGTAATCAGGATCTTTTCCAATTTGGAATAACTAGTCGGCAGAGTTGAAGCCTGTgcaaaagatgtttttttcttctaagcATGTAGTCCTTCAATGGCACTTGACCATGTTATACATAGAAACTGCACTCTAATTAAATGCTAATGTGCCCGAGAAGTTAATCCTCAATGATCCATCACTAGAAACACGTGCTATTTTATGACTTTACTTTGGGATGGTAAGGGAAGAGAAGAGGCAAATATAAAATCTGAGCtgatcttaataaaaaaaaaaaaaagtatgacttTAATTTCCTTCTGTAACTTGACAGATTTCAACTCAAAGAGCCCTTTTGGGATCACAGCACATCCTCATGATGTAACAAGTTGGCAAGTACACAGTGTGCCACACTGAACCTATTTGCCACAAGAAATTTTCCAGGGAGTGTGTGCCACGATGGAATCAGTGTATACCAAAGTGTGTCACCTCTCAGACCTCATTTCCCTTGTGCCACTGATCCAAGCTTAATGTTGCCATATGGACTGAAACTGCTTTTAGTGCCACATTTTAGTCCTCGGGTAACAGTGACAGCACAGCAACACGAACGGCGAAACAAAGGAACAGAAGCTACGTTAGgctgctctcttattcacaagaggttgccacagtgggtagctccaCATACTTGATCTCCTAACGCAACCCCCAAAGGATTTGTGTCTTCTCCTGAGGGGTCTTTCGCTTGTTAGGCTAATGTGTAacccactacactatggagctacaagcagagaaacagaggaATGAGATTTAAAATTCAAGCTGCTTTTACCTTTAGAAACTGTGGAGTGACTAATCGCACAGTAGCAATGAGGCAGACCTGCTCCTCCAGGGACGACTGTAGACTCCTTGGTAATGTGAGCTCGAGCCCGTTACAAGAAGATGTAGGCACTGTGTGACCAAGAACATGCACATTTATGTATATCTTTAATGCAGTTTAATAAATCAATTCTAAATGAAAAGGCTTCACTGATCTTAGTTTACCAATTGCAcacaaatttgcaaattttactgcttttttttctttatttaaaaaaaaaagagaacaaattcTTACCATTGCTGTGAAACTTGAAATCTCCAACAAACTTGACGTACTCATATACAGGTGGCTCTTTTGGGTTCATGTTACCTCTAGCTAGATGACAGCAAAATTCAATATGTGCCTCACctaaaaagcagagatgtttaTGGTTATACCCTGAACATAATGAAGTTTAGATGCATCATCATAAAACCTGTAAATAAAGTGCGTCTTGATGATTTTTCTTAAATGACACTAATAGTTGTGGTAATGAAGAAATCTCGGGGTGTTTAATTTTTTACTACTGAGCATTAACATAGCCAAAGAAGGAGGAAAAGGTTCAACAGCATGTTTATAGCATAAGGTTTATGTAAGATTTCAGCAGTCAATCAGCTCGTGCTGTCAAAGGGGCAGTTTTATGGGTGCTTTCCATTATGAACTCTATGAAAGAAACCCCTTTGCCGATGAAGCACAGCGGCCTCGGGAAGAGATGAATTTCCCGAAATTGAATGTGTTGCTGAATTTTGCTTAAAGGCAGGCAGTTATCTTTTCCACAGAAAAACTCAACAGTGAAAATGTTGACAGGCTAAGGTGGTCTGTGCACCATTTGaagaggtttctttttttttttcgtttatTGAGACAgtggaaaataattttaaaatcaatgacGCTTACTTTTGCCTAGCATGGTattaaagtgttaaaaaaaaagcttaacaattcttttttttcatgaaaaacaaaaatgatagaTGTGCTGAAGGGATACTGTTTACTGCAGACTTGGCTTTGTGACAGTTTGCTATTTAGGTCTCTAAAGATAGGCCGAGACACTTGCGACTCGCCCGCTCTCTTCCCCAGAAAAGTCCAATAGTAACACAGGATTAAGGTCAATGCCTTGAGCCTCCCATACTACACTGCTTTGGATTACTGTGCTAACATAACAGTGATTTAAAGTCTTAACTATGATACTAAGCTAGCTCCTATTATTAGCTAAAAGTCTAATCATAGATACACACTAATCAGCAACCACTATCAAGCAGTAAACTGCAGACCGTAATTCATCTAGCTTCTGTAAATACGTTTTGGGctaaaaagtctgtttttgcatttcaaacaaagaaaaaaaagattgttgAGTCAACACTTCTGAGCTGATTCTTAGTGAAGAATTACGCCATTACTGACTGTTATGTATGCAGTATTTTGATCTCCTGAAGTGGGAGACAGTCTACAGGCTTTAACCTTTCCACTTCCGCTGTGCTTCAACATGATGACCCAGACACAGTGTGTGCAGAGAGCCCGCTCAGCGGGATACTCACTGTCAAGGAAGTCAGCAGCAATGGGGTCAGTCATCAGCATGTGGGATGATAGCAGCTTATACACCTCCCCGTGTTCCCGCTCCGGGAGGAAATTCAAGATATTTTGGTCCACCATATCTGACTGGTGCAAAAGGACAGACGAATGGCAGTCAGTCTTTTGGATGTTTGACATAATCAATACACATATAATTTCTGGATTTAATTGTAGTctttgccactttttttttttttcccccattttacTGGCACCATTTCAACAAATGATATATTACACAA
The window above is part of the Archocentrus centrarchus isolate MPI-CPG fArcCen1 chromosome 14, fArcCen1, whole genome shotgun sequence genome. Proteins encoded here:
- the npas2 gene encoding neuronal PAS domain-containing protein 2 isoform X1, with protein sequence MDNLSEFGGSCPSGRREWDTNSCMEDLMDEDEKDRAKRASRNKSEKKRRDQFNVLIKELCTMLQGQGHPRKMDKSTILQRTIDFLQKQKDITAQNNTCDVRQDWKPSFLSNEEFTQLMLEALDGFLVALTTDGNIIYVSDSVSSLIGHLPSDMVDQNILNFLPEREHGEVYKLLSSHMLMTDPIAADFLDSEAHIEFCCHLARGNMNPKEPPVYEYVKFVGDFKFHSNVPTSSCNGLELTLPRSLQSSLEEQVCLIATVRLVTPQFLKDLCNVEDPCDEFTSRHSLEWKFLFLDHRASPIIGYLPFEVLGTSGYDYYHVDDLELIAQCHKQLMQFGKGKSCYYRFLTKGQQWIWLQTHYYITYHQWNSKPEFIVCTHTVVSYAEVRAEKRRAFGLEELSPPEIAPSSVKAQELYLDICSTLDAPRDGNSGARSVSSHSSRKSSHTALSDSASANSYTEACTPSWQSASIGPEKTSARFQPSSSKNLAQRQNSFDLVPPMSLPLSPTCSKHSAMQQQSQQQQQQSEQQQSSMYQLQQPQLGVMNQLKEQLEERTRILQADIKTQQQELHDIKEKLHLANLQMLLQQPVHNDFSQAQQQQPQQQGPGRPAQQSQSGVIRQLSGQPKPVCGAHSSSPHSLLRENSSPSTQVQQRITRSGQPQSVSLPVQTNTSLTMPFYSNPMMFSQTNTRPQQDANQRHPDNQFTQDGQLRMLLNQPMQTLVPTSVSSQPSQCNMGISPSIYTLEQQIIAPSFPMQQVNCNAVLVPSPVFTSPIMIPHNSFITHQSQTAYHSQPQASQHSLQLQQPQQFFQMTQGLVHGGSTPAFLHTTNVPQQSTVGYIQQQPLVQQQQPPQQQRQYQHSQNQTGSVSEYRNLLTR
- the npas2 gene encoding neuronal PAS domain-containing protein 2 isoform X4, which gives rise to MVDQNILNFLPEREHGEVYKLLSSHMLMTDPIAADFLDSEAHIEFCCHLARGNMNPKEPPVYEYVKFVGDFKFHSNVPTSSCNGLELTLPRSLQSSLEEQVCLIATVRLVTPQFLKDLCNVEDPCDEFTSRHSLEWKFLFLDHRASPIIGYLPFEVLGTSGYDYYHVDDLELIAQCHKQLMQFGKGKSCYYRFLTKGQQWIWLQTHYYITYHQWNSKPEFIVCTHTVVSYAEVRAEKRRAFGLEELSPPEIAPSSVKAQELYLDICSTLDAPRDGNSGARSVSSHSSRKSSHTALSDSASANSYTEACTPSWQSASIGPEKTSARFQPSSSKNLAQRQNSFDLVPPMSLPLSPTCSKHSAMQQQSQQQQQQSEQQQSSMYQLQQPQLGVMNQLKEQLEERTRILQADIKTQQQELHDIKEKLHLANLQMLLQQPVHNDFSQAQQQQPQQQGPGRPAQQSQSGVIRQLSGQPKPVCGAHSSSPHSLLRENSSPSTQVQQRITRSGQPQSVSLPVQTNTSLTMPFYSNPMMFSQTNTRPQQDANQRHPDNQFTQDGQLRMLLNQPMQTLVPTSVSSQPSQCNMGISPSIYTLEQQIIAPSFPMQQVNCNAVLVPSPVFTSPIMIPHNSFITHQSQTAYHSQPQASQHSLQLQQPQQFFQMTQGLVHGGSTPAFLHTTNVPQQSTVGYIQQQPLVQQQQPPQQQRQYQHSQNQTGSVSEYRNLLTR
- the npas2 gene encoding neuronal PAS domain-containing protein 2 isoform X3 — its product is MDNLSEFGGSCPSGRREWDTNSCMEDLMDEDEKDRAKRASRNKSEKKRRDQFNVLIKELCTMLQGQGHPRKMDKSTILQRTIDFLQKQKDITAQNNTCDVRQDWKPSFLSNEEFTQLMLEALDGFLVALTTDGNIIYVSDSVSSLIGHLPSDMVDQNILNFLPEREHGEVYKLLSSHMLMTDPIAADFLDSEAHIEFCCHLARGNMNPKEPPVYEYVKFVGDFKFHSNVPTSSCNGLELTLPRSLQSSLEEQVCLIATVRLVTPQFLKDLCNVEDPCDEFTSRHSLEWKFLFLDHRASPIIGYLPFEVLGTSGYDYYHVDDLELIAQCHKQLMQFGKGKSCYYRFLTKGQQWIWLQTHYYITYHQWNSKPEFIVCTHTVVSYAEVRAEKRRAFGLEELSPPEIAPSSVKAQELYLDICSTLDAPRDGNSGARSVSSHSSRKSSHTALSDSASANSYTEACTPSWQSASIGPEKTSARFQPSSSKQSQQQQQQSEQQQSSMYQLQQPQLGVMNQLKEQLEERTRILQADIKTQQQELHDIKEKLHLANLQMLLQQPVHNDFSQAQQQQPQQQGPGRPAQQSQSGVIRQLSGQPKPVCGAHSSSPHSLLRENSSPSTQVQQRITRSGQPQSVSLPVQTNTSLTMPFYSNPMMFSQTNTRPQQDANQRHPDNQFTQDGQLRMLLNQPMQTLVPTSVSSQPSQCNMGISPSIYTLEQQIIAPSFPMQQVNCNAVLVPSPVFTSPIMIPHNSFITHQSQTAYHSQPQASQHSLQLQQPQQFFQMTQGLVHGGSTPAFLHTTNVPQQSTVGYIQQQPLVQQQQPPQQQRQYQHSQNQTGSVSEYRNLLTR